From a single Apium graveolens cultivar Ventura chromosome 2, ASM990537v1, whole genome shotgun sequence genomic region:
- the LOC141706523 gene encoding apoptosis inhibitor 5-like protein API5 yields the protein MAEASEASNDIEKLYQYGERLNEATDKSQNVKDYLGIIEAAGGSVKAKQLAAQLIPKFFKFFPTLSVQAIDQHFNLCEDEELGVRVQAIRGLPLFCKDTPEYLSKIVDVLGQLLPAGENVERDAVQKSLMLLLRQDVKTSITVLFKHVGSAEEPGSDETIREKVLCFIRDKVFPLKEELLKPQEEMERHITNLVKKSLQDVTADEFKMFINFLGSMSLFGPGAPAERLQELVEIIEAQADLDAQFDVSDGDHIDRLITCLKMALPLFKRGASSSKFLDYLNKHIIPVFDKFPEEKKMDLLKNLAECSHHVSPQECRQLLPSIVQLLKKSMVRKKLEDMNFTIVECLLYTFHHLAHKAPNATNSLCGYKIVTGQPSDRLGEDFSELFKDFNERLSTIEVLTRAMLKKLTQGMTEHNKDMAAAKTDEEKNIVKLQKQNATAGLRSCNNIVAMTLPLHSKIPAFIGDGKINLSWKEAAKPSSRSSAAITGEKRAATAGNGSGAYPNKKGRGGGFPQNQLVNRALDGVRGGGGGAGGGRTGGRGRGWRGHGRGRGYRY from the exons ATGGCGGAAGCTTCCGAAGCTTCAAACGACATCGAGAAGCTCTACCAGTACGGCGAGCGCCTCAACGAAGCCACCGATAAGTCACAG AACGTGAAGGATTATTTGGGGATAATTGAAGCAGCAGGAGGAAGTGTGAAAGCGAAACAGCTCGCGGCTCAGCTTATTCCTAAATTCTTCAAGTTTTTTCCGACGTTATCGGTTCAAGCTATTGATCAGCATTTTAATCTCTGTGAAGACGAGGAGCTCGGG GTGCGTGTTCAAGCAATTCGTGGACTTCCACTCTTCTGCAAAGATACTCCGGAATATCTTTCTAAGATAGTTGATGTGCTAGGTCAGCTGCTTCCAGCAG GAGAAAATGTGGAGCGTGATGCTGTCCAGAAGTCACTTATGCTATTGTTACGGCAGGACGTGAAGA CTTCTATTACTGTTCTATTTAAGCATGTTGGAAGTGCTGAGGAGCCTGGCAGCGATGAAACTATACGTGAGAAGGTTTTATGTTTCATTAGAGATAAG GTTTTTCCTCTTAAGGAGGAGCTATTAAAGCCACAGGAAGAAATGGAGAGGCACATAACCAATTTGGTGAAAAAG AGCCTGCAAGATGTGACCGCAGATGAGTTTAAGATGTTTATAAACTTCTTGGGGAGCATGAGTTTATTTGGTCCAGGTGCACCAGCAGAGCGTTTACAAGAACTTGTTGAAATTATTGAAGCACAGGCTGATCTAGATGCACAATTTGAT GTCTCAGATGGGGATCACATTGACAGATTAATAACCTGCCTTAAAATGGCCCTTCCTCTTTTTAAG AGAGGTGCATCAAGTAGCAAATTCCTTGACTATCTGAACAAACACATAATACCTGTATTTGACAAG TTCCCTGAGGAGAAAAAAATGGACTTGCTGAAAAACCTTGCGGAATGTTCACATCATGTATCACCACAGGAATGTCGTCAGCTTCTTCCTTCTATTGTTCAACTTCTAAAG AAATCAATGGTCAGAAAAAAGCTTGAGGATATGAACTTTACTATTGTGGAATGCCTGTTGTACACCTTTCACCATCTAGCCCACAAG GCTCCTAATGCTACAAATAGTCTATGTGGTTACAAGATTGTGACTGGCCAACCATCTGACAGGCTTGGGGAAGATTTCTCAGAGCTTTTTAAAGATTTTAATGAAAG GTTAAGTACCATTGAGGTTTTAACTAGAGCTATGTTAAAGAAATTAACCCAAGGGATGACAGAACACAACAAGGACATGGCTGCTGCTAAAACAGACGAAGAAAAAAATATTGTT AAATTACAGAAACAGAATGCTACTGCTGGTCTCCGTAGTTGCAACAACATAGTGGCAATGACTCTG CCCTTGCATTCGAAAATACCTGCATTCATTGGGGATGGAAAAATTAACTTGTCATGGAAAGAAGCCGCTAAACCTTCATCCCGATCATCTGCTGCTATCACAGG CGAAAAACGTGCTGCTACTGCTGGTAATGGTTCTGGCGCGTACCCTAACAAAAAGGGTAGAGGTGGTGGTTTCCCACAGAATCAACTTGTAAACAGGGCACTAGATGGGGTacgtggtggtggtggtggtgctGGTGGTGGGAGAACCGGTGGAAGGGGTAGGGGATGGCGAGGCCATGGAAGAGGGAGAGGTTACCGTTACTAG